Within the Cupriavidus necator N-1 genome, the region GGCGACCGCGTCGTCGCTTATCTGCCGAACGTGCCCGAGTGCGCGGTCGCGATGCTCGCGACCGTCAGCATCGGCGCGGTGTGGTCATCGGCGGCGATTGACTTCGGCGTGCGTACCGTGGTCGACCGGTTCCAGCAGATCGCCCCCAAAGTCCTGATCGCTGCAGACGGCTACCGTTTCGGCGGCAAGGTGTTCGACAGGGCTGGGGAAGTACTCGAGATCGCGCGATCGCTGCCCTCACTGAAGACGCTCGTCTGGCTGCCGAACATCGGCGGCGAGATGCCGGTGGAAACGTCGTCGCTTTCGTGCGAGGTGCTGGCGTGGGATGCGCTGCTGTCCGGCGCCGACATACCGGCCGACGCGTTCCGCTTCGAGCGCGTGGGCGCCGAACATCCGCTGTGGATCGTGTTTTCTTCCGGCACGACCGGCCTGCCCAAGGCCATCGTGCATAGCCACGTCGGCGTGTTGATCGAGCATCTGAAGCTGATGCATCTGCACATGGACCTGCACGCCGGCGACGTCATGTTCTTCTACAGCACGACCGGCTGGATGATGTGGAATCTGCTTGTCGCGGCGCTGATGACCGGTGCGTCCGCGGTACTCTACGACGGCAGCCCGATGCTGAGCGGTCCCGAGTGCCTGTGGCAGCTCGCTGCAGACACCGGCGCGACCAGCTTCGGCTGCAGCCCGACCTTCGTGCAGATGATGGAGAAGGCCGGCATCGCACCGGGCCGGCAGTTCGACCTTTCGCACCTCAGGAGCGTCGTGCTGAGCGGCGCGCCGAGCACACCGGAGACGTTCGCGTGGTTCTATCGCTGCGTGAAGCCCGATCTGTGGGTCACGTCGCAGTCGGGCGGCACCGAGCTGTGCAGTGGGCTCGTCGGTGCAGTCCCGGTACTGCCGGTGCGGGCGGGCGAGATCCAGGCGCGCATGCTCGGGATGGCGGTGGACGTCTGGAACGACGCGGGCGAGCCCGTGGCCGACGAGGTCGGCGAGCTGGTCGTCACGCAGCCTGCGCCGTCGATGCCGATCTTCTTCTGGAACGATGAAGGCAGCGCGCGTTACCGCGAGTCGTACTTCGAGTACTTTCCCGGCGTCTGGCGGCACGGCGACTTCATGCGCCTGACGCCGGACGGCGGCTGCTATATCTACGGCCGCGCGGACTCGACACTCAACCGCTATGGCGTACGGATCGGCTCGGCGGAGATCTATCGCGTCGTCGAGGAAATCGAAGCGGTGGCCGACAGCCTGGTCGTGTGCTGCGAGCTGCCTGGCGGAGGCTTCTTTATGCCGCTGTTCCTGCGGCTGCGCGATGGCTCGACGCTCGACGACACGCTGCGTGCGCACATCGCCGAACGGCTGCGTACGCTGTGCAGTCCGCGCCATGTGCCGGACGTCATGGTCGAGATGGCGCAGATTCCCTACACCCTGACTGGCAAGAAGATGGAGGTGCCTGTGCGCAAGGTCCTGATGGGGCATCCGGTCGAGCAGGCGGCGAGCCGCGACGCGATGGTCAATCCCGACGCGCTGGATGCATACGTGGCGCTCGCCGGCACGGTGCCGCGATGATGGCGGCTTCCGATAACCCCGGCGTAGTAGCGCCCGTGATGCGCGGCGACGAGCAGGCGCCGCACGAAGCGGCCTGCCTGCGGCCGTTCTGCTGCAATCCGTTCGGCGCGCTGTCCGCCGCCCTGTCTGCGTACGCGGGCGTCGGCGGGTGGACGCCGCCGTTGCCCGACGCGATTGGGAAGGACGAACGCGGTGATGCTTGAAGGTGTCGCGGGAATAGGGCACGATGTGCCGACAAACCAACCGCCCGGACGATCGTGACCGTCTCTCCGAACCCGAATCGACGCGGATTGCGTCAGGATGGCCCGACGCTTGACGTCAATCTTCGCGAGTACAAGTTCTTTCCGCCTGCCGCTCGCCCGGGCGCGATCGTCCGTCACGCATTGCTGGAACGCGTGACGCGGATGGGCGTGCCGCACGTTGTAATCCTGCAGGCCCCGCTGGGCAGCGGCAAGTCCACACTACTACAGCAGATCATGGATGGCGGCCACGCCAAGCACTGGGCGATGGCCTGGCTGACACTTGACGAAAACGATAACGATCCGCGCCGCTTCGAGGCGTACTTTATCGCGCTCGTGGCGCGCATGGTCGCTAAAGCCGGGGTGACCATGACGGCACAGTCGCGCGTGACGACGGACAACATGCTCGACTGGGTGCTCGCTCAGATCGCGCAGATCCCTGGGCCGCTCGGATTTTTCATCGACGACTTCCAGTGGATTCATGAGGCCGCAATCCTGCGCTTCTTCCGCGACCTGCTGCGCGCGCTCCCCGGACGATGTCGGGTGTACATCGGTTCGCGCAACCTCCCGAACATCGGGGTGAGCGCACTGCTCGTGGCCGAGGAGGCCCTCGTGCTGCGCATGGAGGACCTGCGTTTCTCAGCGAAAGAATCAGCCGAACTCCTGATTAGCGCGGGCGATGAAACGTTCGACGCGGAAACGGCGTCGTTCGTCCAGGCCCGGACCGAAGGCTGGCCGGCCGGCGTGCAGCTATTCAAGCTCGCGCTCGTACGCGCCGACATCCGGCACACGCTCGAGGAGACGCGCGATATCGCCCCGCTCGAGCTCGTACGATATCTCTCGGAAAATACGCTGTCGCTGCAACGCGACGAGGTACAGATCTTCTTGCTGAAGACGTCGCAACTGCGGCGCTTGAGCGGTCCGCTCTGCGAGGCAGTGACTGGCATACATCGGGCGGACGCCTTGTTGCAGGAACTCGAACAAGGCGGATTGTTTCTCGAGGCACTCGACGGGAGTCCCGGCTGGTATCGCTATCACAGCCTGTTCGCTCGATTCCTGGCGGAGCGGTTCGGCCACGAACGTCCCGATGGCGTGCTCGACGTGCATCGACGCGCCGCACTCTGGTACGCGGACCACGGCGTACCGGAGGAAGCGATGTTCCATGCGGTCGAATCGCGCGAATACGCGCTGGCGATCAGGACGCTCGACGAGTGGGCATCGCGGCTCATCGCGGGGGCCGAACTGGTGACGGTCGCGTACTGGTTCGACAAGCTGCCACTGCAAGAAGTGATCGCCAATCGAAGCCTCTCGGTGAAGATCGCATGGGCGCTGGTGTTCCTGCGTCGCGGCGGCCCGAAGCATCCCCTGCTGTTGTATCTCGAAGCAACCCGTGCGCAAGGCGGCAATCCCGAAGCGCATAGTCCCGACGTGGTGCTGGCGATGGCCACGCTGTTCAATAACGACTTGCGTGGCGCCACGCGTCTCGCGAACGTGCCGGCGCTGCAGCATCCCGCACGTGAAATCTTCGAGGCGTTCGAACTCGGCGCGGCTGCCAACCTGCTCGCATTCAGCGCAATGGCTGCGTGGCACGAAGAAGAAATCAATCATTTGCTCGTGCTGGCGGACAGCCACAACGATTACGCCCAAGCGGCGTTCAGCCACGGATACACGCTCGCTTTGCGGTGCATGCTGCAGGTCCTCGGCGGGCGGCCGCGGCTCGCGACAGAGGCGCCGCGCGCGACGTCCGGCACCCGACCTTACGTTAACCGCGGGATGGCGGCTGCGGCGCTGGCGGCGGCGCGCATCTGGGCATGCTACGAGGCGGACGCGCTTGACACTGCCGAACGTCTCGCGACGCAGTTCGAGGAAGACATCACGCTCGCCGCGGTCCCGGAGTTCATCGCGCTATCGATGGTATCGATCGCGCGCGTCCATGTCGCCCGCGGGCGGATGATGCAGGCAGGCGACACGCTCGACACGCTGGAGCGCCTGAGCTTCCAGAGTCAGTGGTCCGGCGTGCGCGAGATGGTTGCCTGGGAGCGCCTCTATCTTGCGGGACGAAGCGGCGACGCGGCGCGCATGGAAGTGCTTCTGCCACACGTGTCAGGCGACGCAGCGCCACCGGACCCTGTATGGATTCCTGTGACGGAAGCGCTGAGCGGACCGCTGCTGGGAAGAATACGACTCGCATTGCAGCAGCGTCGACTCGATCGGGCGGCCGACCTGCTCAAGTCGGCGCTGGCCATCGTGCCAGTCCGGCCGCTGTTGTCGGTCAAGCTGAATGTGCTGCAGGCATTGGTCCAGCACAGACAGGGGCAGACGAGGCTTGCGCTTCGTACGTTTCAGCACGCGTGCGAGACGGCGCGCAGCGGTGGCTGCTACCGGGCACTGCTCGACGAGGGCGCGGAGCTGGCCGTCATGCTGGATCCGGTAACCGGATCGGAGGTAGATCGCGCCCCTCCGCCCGCTGCACCTCGCGCTCGCAAAGCTGCCTGGTTCGACACGCTTTCGCAAAGAGAGCACGAGATCCTGCATCTGTTGTGCAGCGGGGCATCGAACCGCGAGATATCCGAAAGGCTGTTCCTCTCGGAAAACACAGTGAAGTTCCATCTGAAGAAGCTCTACCTGAAACTGGATGTCAAGAATCGAGCGCAGGCGATTCTCAAGGCGCAGGCGGAAATCCGGTGACTGGCGCGAGCCCGTTGGGCGAATCTAGCCCTGTGTAGGTCGCGCCGAGCCGCATACTGGCGGAATTGGCCGATGAGAGGCGTCTGGCCGGGGCGATGGGCCGGAAAGTCATGAGCGGACATGCGAGTCAGAGATTCGATTGTCTTTATATCGGCCGTATCGGTCGCTCGGTTCAGCTTTGGCGGATGACCGCCAAGGGTCGAGCAAGAGACCGTTCATGGCCTGCGGATTCAAGACAGCTAAAGCGACCGCGCCGCTGAGAGCGATGGTCACGGTGGCATATCCCTGCTGAGCGCGGAACGTCGGCAGGCCAGCGAAAAGCCCGATGACGCTACCCCAACGCTCCCGCGGTAGCTGGGCG harbors:
- a CDS encoding acetoacetate--CoA ligase, encoding MVTEGELMWTPDETFTRGSNIARFMRWLAAHRDLAFADYDALRRWSIDEADAFWRAVWEYYDVQHDGSAQRVTNGAPMPDTRWFPDARVNYAEHLLRHAAHADPTHPAFHHAAEAQPLQVLTLVGLAGQVRRIATRLRELGVEPGDRVVAYLPNVPECAVAMLATVSIGAVWSSAAIDFGVRTVVDRFQQIAPKVLIAADGYRFGGKVFDRAGEVLEIARSLPSLKTLVWLPNIGGEMPVETSSLSCEVLAWDALLSGADIPADAFRFERVGAEHPLWIVFSSGTTGLPKAIVHSHVGVLIEHLKLMHLHMDLHAGDVMFFYSTTGWMMWNLLVAALMTGASAVLYDGSPMLSGPECLWQLAADTGATSFGCSPTFVQMMEKAGIAPGRQFDLSHLRSVVLSGAPSTPETFAWFYRCVKPDLWVTSQSGGTELCSGLVGAVPVLPVRAGEIQARMLGMAVDVWNDAGEPVADEVGELVVTQPAPSMPIFFWNDEGSARYRESYFEYFPGVWRHGDFMRLTPDGGCYIYGRADSTLNRYGVRIGSAEIYRVVEEIEAVADSLVVCCELPGGGFFMPLFLRLRDGSTLDDTLRAHIAERLRTLCSPRHVPDVMVEMAQIPYTLTGKKMEVPVRKVLMGHPVEQAASRDAMVNPDALDAYVALAGTVPR
- a CDS encoding LuxR C-terminal-related transcriptional regulator; amino-acid sequence: MTVSPNPNRRGLRQDGPTLDVNLREYKFFPPAARPGAIVRHALLERVTRMGVPHVVILQAPLGSGKSTLLQQIMDGGHAKHWAMAWLTLDENDNDPRRFEAYFIALVARMVAKAGVTMTAQSRVTTDNMLDWVLAQIAQIPGPLGFFIDDFQWIHEAAILRFFRDLLRALPGRCRVYIGSRNLPNIGVSALLVAEEALVLRMEDLRFSAKESAELLISAGDETFDAETASFVQARTEGWPAGVQLFKLALVRADIRHTLEETRDIAPLELVRYLSENTLSLQRDEVQIFLLKTSQLRRLSGPLCEAVTGIHRADALLQELEQGGLFLEALDGSPGWYRYHSLFARFLAERFGHERPDGVLDVHRRAALWYADHGVPEEAMFHAVESREYALAIRTLDEWASRLIAGAELVTVAYWFDKLPLQEVIANRSLSVKIAWALVFLRRGGPKHPLLLYLEATRAQGGNPEAHSPDVVLAMATLFNNDLRGATRLANVPALQHPAREIFEAFELGAAANLLAFSAMAAWHEEEINHLLVLADSHNDYAQAAFSHGYTLALRCMLQVLGGRPRLATEAPRATSGTRPYVNRGMAAAALAAARIWACYEADALDTAERLATQFEEDITLAAVPEFIALSMVSIARVHVARGRMMQAGDTLDTLERLSFQSQWSGVREMVAWERLYLAGRSGDAARMEVLLPHVSGDAAPPDPVWIPVTEALSGPLLGRIRLALQQRRLDRAADLLKSALAIVPVRPLLSVKLNVLQALVQHRQGQTRLALRTFQHACETARSGGCYRALLDEGAELAVMLDPVTGSEVDRAPPPAAPRARKAAWFDTLSQREHEILHLLCSGASNREISERLFLSENTVKFHLKKLYLKLDVKNRAQAILKAQAEIR